From a single Rosa rugosa chromosome 7, drRosRugo1.1, whole genome shotgun sequence genomic region:
- the LOC133723005 gene encoding uncharacterized protein LOC133723005 isoform X3 — MQFHTLSFSGFDSRQFHVEKSKMMGSKVVKSIVLDKIRANPNKKPIDIADEIKSDYGLDVAYRTVWYGTELAKTALHGDEAESYAQLLWFSESVMKSNPDSRIVVEFHRETHRFQRMFVTYGAWMKGFQSCRPILFIDATFITNKYKGQIIAASAKDANQGLYPVAYAIVDSENESNWRFFLEVLAEEFAKHPMRRVTFISDRHVGLVSAFPRVFPNNPHGFCFRHLMANLSDKFPAGSYLKDRIPYLFMCCAYSRTPEMYEFNMEILRSEGGDIVAQFLEDLPKENWCMAYFNGERFGEMTNNLAESFNNWVLPLKSLPILDINDGIRVKSMASIAARKQDAEEWFSELCPVIEKKLKENLEVGRHWRVSRSDTYVYEVHCQKYNSMVNLETRFCSCGEWQLYGFPCSHALVVIQQHGSSPYLYVNELYKVEKYRETYSFPINPLPSISKQVHDFGRDAVILQPPLTRRPPGRPRKKRFRKRSEKTRVIKCGRCGKCDGHNRKSCTAPI; from the exons tatagctgatgagatcaagagtgattatggtttggatgttgcttatcgtacagtttggtatggtacggagttggcaaaaacagccctacatggtgatgaagctgagtcttatgctcagctactttggttcagtgagtctgttatgaagtcaaaccccgactctaggatagtggttgagtttcatcgagaaacacacaggtttcagcgtatgtttgtgacctatggtgcatggatgaagggttttcaatcttgtagacctattcttttcattgatgctacattcattaccaacaagtacaaggggcagattattgctgcatcggcaaaggatgccaatcaag gcttgtatccagttgcttatgctattgtggattctgaaaatgagagtaattggagattttttcttgaggttttggcTGAAGAGTTTGCAAAACACCCTATGAGGAGGGTGACGTTTATTTCTGATCGTCATGTTGGGCTTGTTAGTGCTTTCCCTAGAGTGTTTCCCAATAATCcacatgggttttgttttagacacctgatggctaacctttctgacaaatttccagctggttcttacctcaaggatcggattccttacttgtttatgtgttgtgcttattctcgaacaccggagatgtatgagttcaacatggaaatcttgaggagtgaaggcggcgacatagttgctcaatttctggaggatcttcccaaggagaactggtgtatggcttactttaacggcgaaagatttggtgaaatgacaaataacttggctgagtctttcaataattgggtGTTGCCTTTGAAGAGTCTTCCTATTCTTGATATTAATGATGGCATTAGAGTGAAGTCCATGGCTTCAATTGCTGCTCGGAAGCAGGATGCTGAGGAATGGTTCTCTGAGTTGTGCCCGGTGATTGAAAAGAAGCTGAAGGAGAATTTGGAAGTCGGAAGGCATTGGAGAGTGAGCAGGTCTGATACCTATGTGTATGAAGTTCACTGCCAGAAGTACAATAGCATGGTAAATTTGGAAACTCGCTTTTGTTCGTGTGGAGAATGGCAGCTGTATGGCTTCCCATGTTCCCATGCCCTTGTAGTGATCCAACAACATGGTTCTTCCCCGTATTTGTATGTCAATGAGCTGTACAAGGTGGAGAAATATCGAGAAACTTATTCTTTCCCAATTAATCCTCTTCCCTCTATTTCGAAGCAAGTGCATGATTTTGGTAGAGATGCGGTGATATTGCAGCCGCCTTTGACTAGAAGACCACCGGGAAGGCctagaaagaagaggttcagaaAAAGGAGCGAGAAAACCAGGGTGATCAAGTGTGGTAGGTGTGGAAAATGTGATGGTCACAACAGAAAGAGTTGTACAGCTCCGATATAG